Proteins encoded in a region of the Quercus lobata isolate SW786 chromosome 8, ValleyOak3.0 Primary Assembly, whole genome shotgun sequence genome:
- the LOC115958487 gene encoding protein Iojap, chloroplastic: MAVSTMLSITGTGAGNPFTGEFRPLGLFELKFYERPRKPYGSSCMNGHHFPHHKCIWRIPSNRNLNSKSKDSSLVLAIGKENVSEDTDDMYDELFNKYGKVVFRRKDQKPQSAEVDDDAESLSFAVELANVASQVKAADIKVLFVKPLVYWTRFFIITTAFSRPQIDAIGSKIRDLAEKKYGRVPSGDTKPNSWTLLDFGDVVVHIFLPQQRAFYNLEEFYANATPIELPFENQPPFHG; the protein is encoded by the exons ATGGCAGTGTCCACTATGCTATCTATTACCGGCACCGGAGCCGGAAACCCGTTTACCGGCGAGTTCCGGCCACTGGGTCTCTTTGAATTGAAGTTCTACGAAAGACCCAGAAAGCCTTATGGTTCCTCATGCATGAATGGGCATCATTTTCCACACCACAAGTGCATTTGGAGAATACCCAGTAACAGAAACCTCAATTCCAAGTCAAAGGACTCGTCTTTAGTTCTGGCTATTGGCAAAGAG AACGTAAGCGAAGATACAGATGATATGTATGATGAATTGTTTAATAAATATGGAAAGGTGGTATTCAGAAGAAAGGACCAAAAGCCTCAGAGTGCAGAGGTTGATGATGATGCTGAAAGCTTATCAT TTGCTGTGGAATTGGCGAATGTTGCAAGTCAGGTGAAGGCAGCTGATATAAAAGTGCTATTTGTGAAGCCTCTTGTGTATTGGACTCGATTTTTTATCATTACCACTGCATTCTCTCGCCCTCAGATTGATGCTATTGG GTCAAAGATAAGAGATCTAGCTGAGAAGAAGTATGGGAGAGTTCCATCTGGGGACACAAAACCCAACTCTTGGACGTTGTTGGACTTTG GTGATGTAGTTGTCCATATATTTCTTCCTCAACAGAGAGCTTTCTACAACTTGgaagaattttatgctaatgCAACACCCATTGAGCTGCCTTTTGAAAACCAACCACCATTTCACGGATga